In Brienomyrus brachyistius isolate T26 unplaced genomic scaffold, BBRACH_0.4 scaffold265, whole genome shotgun sequence, a single window of DNA contains:
- the ets1 gene encoding protein C-ets-1 isoform X6 encodes MTAAVDMKPTLTIIKSEKVDDLECGDVPLLTPGSKEMMSQALKATFSGFTKEQQRLGIPKDPWQWTENNVREWLMWIMNEFSLKNVDFHKFCISGASLCALGKERFLDLAPDFVGDILWEHLEMLQKDVKHFPINSLTSFQESRYTSDYFVNYGSEHPQCVPPSEYSEPGFITESYQTLHSISSEDLLTLKYESEYPSVILRDAPLSQQPGDYVSIKQEVISPDNMCVGRLSRGKLGGQDSFESMDSLESCDRLTQSWSSQSSFGSLQRVPSYDSFEVVEDYPAALHKPKGTFKDYVRERSDLNKDKPVIPAAALAGYTGSGPIQLWQFLLELLTDKSCQTFISWTGDGWEFKLSDPDEVARRWGKRKNKPKMNYEKLSRGLRYYYDKNIIHKTSGKRYVYRFVCDLKSLLGYAPEELHAMLDVKPDTDE; translated from the exons ATCTTGAGTGCGGCGATGTTCCTTTGCTCACCCCAGGGAGCAAGGAGATGATGTCCCAGGCTTTGAAAGCGACCTTCAGCGGCTTCACCAAGGAGCAGCAGCGTCTTGGAATACCCAAAG ACCCCTGGCAGTGGACAGAGAACAATGTGCGCGAGTGGCTAATGTGGATCATGAATGAATTCAGCCTAAAGAACGTGGActtccacaagttctgcatTAGCGGTGCCAGCCTGTGTGCCCTGGGAAAGGAGCGCTTCCTGGACCTGGCTCCAGATTTCGTCGGGGACATCCTTTGGGAGCATTTAGAGATGCTTCAAAAAG ATGTGAAGCATTTTCCCATCAACAGCCTAACCTCCTTCCAGGAATCTCGCTATACCTCAGATTACTTTGTCA ATTATGGCAGTGAGCACCCACAGTGCGTTCCCCCCTCAGAATACTCGGAGCCTGGATTCATCACTGAGTCGTACCAGACGCTGCATTCCATCAGTTCCGAGGACCTGCTGACGCTCAAGTATGAAAGCGAGTATCCCAGTGTCATCCTGCGGGATGCcccactcagccagcagccgggGGATTACGTGTCCATCAAGCAGGAAGTCATCTCCCCGGACAACATGTGCGTGGGCCGTCTCAGTAGAG GGAAACTCGGCGGTCAGGACTCCTTCGAGAGCATGGACAGCCTGGAGAGTTGTGACCGGCTGACACAGTCCTGGAGTAGCCAGTCGTCCTTTGGCAGCCTGCAGCGCGTGCCGTCGTACGACAGCTTCGAGGTGGTGGAGGATTACCCCGCGGCGCTACACAAGCCCAAGGGGACCTTCAAGGACTACGTGAGGGAGCGGTCCGACCTCAACAAAGACAAGCCTGTCATCCCTGCAGCCGCCCTCGCTGGTTACACAG GTAGCGGCCCCATTCAGCTGTGGCAGTTTCTCCTGGAGCTCCTGACGGACAAGTCGTGCCAGACCTTCATCAGCTGGACAGGAGACGGATGGGAGTTCAAGCTTTCGGACCCGGACGAG GTGGCCCGGAGATGGGGTAAGAGGAAAAACAAGCCCAAGATGAACTACGAGAAGCTGAGCCGGGGTCTCCGCTACTACTATGACAAGAACATCATCCACAAGACGTCGGGCAAGCGATACGTCTACCGCTTCGTCTGCGACTTGAAGAGCCTGCTGGGATACGCGCCCGAGGAGCTACACGCCATGTTGGATGTTAAGCCCGACACGGACGAGTGA
- the ets1 gene encoding protein C-ets-1 isoform X7 gives MTAAVDMKPTLTIIKSEKVDGSKEMMSQALKATFSGFTKEQQRLGIPKDPWQWTENNVREWLMWIMNEFSLKNVDFHKFCISGASLCALGKERFLDLAPDFVGDILWEHLEMLQKDVKHFPINSLTSFQESRYTSDYFVNYGSEHPQCVPPSEYSEPGFITESYQTLHSISSEDLLTLKYESEYPSVILRDAPLSQQPGDYVSIKQEVISPDNMCVGRLSRGKLGGQDSFESMDSLESCDRLTQSWSSQSSFGSLQRVPSYDSFEVVEDYPAALHKPKGTFKDYVRERSDLNKDKPVIPAAALAGYTGSGPIQLWQFLLELLTDKSCQTFISWTGDGWEFKLSDPDEVARRWGKRKNKPKMNYEKLSRGLRYYYDKNIIHKTSGKRYVYRFVCDLKSLLGYAPEELHAMLDVKPDTDE, from the exons GGAGCAAGGAGATGATGTCCCAGGCTTTGAAAGCGACCTTCAGCGGCTTCACCAAGGAGCAGCAGCGTCTTGGAATACCCAAAG ACCCCTGGCAGTGGACAGAGAACAATGTGCGCGAGTGGCTAATGTGGATCATGAATGAATTCAGCCTAAAGAACGTGGActtccacaagttctgcatTAGCGGTGCCAGCCTGTGTGCCCTGGGAAAGGAGCGCTTCCTGGACCTGGCTCCAGATTTCGTCGGGGACATCCTTTGGGAGCATTTAGAGATGCTTCAAAAAG ATGTGAAGCATTTTCCCATCAACAGCCTAACCTCCTTCCAGGAATCTCGCTATACCTCAGATTACTTTGTCA ATTATGGCAGTGAGCACCCACAGTGCGTTCCCCCCTCAGAATACTCGGAGCCTGGATTCATCACTGAGTCGTACCAGACGCTGCATTCCATCAGTTCCGAGGACCTGCTGACGCTCAAGTATGAAAGCGAGTATCCCAGTGTCATCCTGCGGGATGCcccactcagccagcagccgggGGATTACGTGTCCATCAAGCAGGAAGTCATCTCCCCGGACAACATGTGCGTGGGCCGTCTCAGTAGAG GGAAACTCGGCGGTCAGGACTCCTTCGAGAGCATGGACAGCCTGGAGAGTTGTGACCGGCTGACACAGTCCTGGAGTAGCCAGTCGTCCTTTGGCAGCCTGCAGCGCGTGCCGTCGTACGACAGCTTCGAGGTGGTGGAGGATTACCCCGCGGCGCTACACAAGCCCAAGGGGACCTTCAAGGACTACGTGAGGGAGCGGTCCGACCTCAACAAAGACAAGCCTGTCATCCCTGCAGCCGCCCTCGCTGGTTACACAG GTAGCGGCCCCATTCAGCTGTGGCAGTTTCTCCTGGAGCTCCTGACGGACAAGTCGTGCCAGACCTTCATCAGCTGGACAGGAGACGGATGGGAGTTCAAGCTTTCGGACCCGGACGAG GTGGCCCGGAGATGGGGTAAGAGGAAAAACAAGCCCAAGATGAACTACGAGAAGCTGAGCCGGGGTCTCCGCTACTACTATGACAAGAACATCATCCACAAGACGTCGGGCAAGCGATACGTCTACCGCTTCGTCTGCGACTTGAAGAGCCTGCTGGGATACGCGCCCGAGGAGCTACACGCCATGTTGGATGTTAAGCCCGACACGGACGAGTGA